Proteins encoded by one window of Cannabis sativa cultivar Pink pepper isolate KNU-18-1 chromosome 4, ASM2916894v1, whole genome shotgun sequence:
- the LOC115714144 gene encoding uncharacterized protein LOC115714144 isoform X3: MEFFDVFNSFESHYERVLSSLNGIKDADSRLQSKADYILSSHKKVSWDISVNNILINVPWENGASEQYNLVLDVGSVIFLTRNDSENPVLEDAKQLYALGRSNSSLSSDFSACFQVQDFNEHFQIKINDLEIMVRMPCHSKPISIIEKFGASIVLTRCIISDESISKQLKVYVSVLSLSAYFSPAVYVTALGLIAHLRTMQLHSANRPMVSDFRFGVEFKLESIRLLVNLANNGENSLVLIFALQELYIQYAFLSSEECYVCLKALNVMTSSLRGESDGRVVFSSGNQLLTHSVQDINIGHGNNLENHADRSLFTEGCFMLIYENENTEFACAKFTICLTDADFHCYPDVTGLLIVFFKSLSAHDTFCDGENSINSSIVAEDTKTSPGFSFQKFGLSNYFESGSLEHASIPLDCFPFITISSTGSLGDLESSLLYSNHEWRKYFNLRDKRIRCPKFSMKKKSRNDHVHPGASQSMSDTEANLFSTSSEAKSMPGASYFDFNLSGISLHFHDLSCIVGTVTLPSSICSLIVYEDCMEALCSLEGSILTSLWWTKNFHEFLWGPATPNLSSIINIRVRKNKLGSSSSNSHVEVGLSFQHVYCILPPDYLALLIGYFSLSDWNTGSNENHGGERHENGDTEKEGSIVYKCEILDSILMLPVESSERQFLKVDIQQLYSSFIDNGSLDYIFSGIPPEYLVPAPKLEEKNNCLNIFGRDLFLSFLSFEDDGYDCLQLDKGANCAVVTLLAPLSADIWIRLPRQSELYSKTTPLTTCILARVEKCHILADDNLFFSGIKALLDVINQFSLISDQSKCFKNDVREFLQLKKCFKENNAGSPVGSSISCTEVRCYVNSLLIKLHHFRGGSSELLANAEMQFTLSAVLKNDILSSLDLRFSSLELLSLPNFVVLAKCTSPSSISSVLDISFLEVNQAETELCLSFPSLVIWIHLFEWVDIIDAVVSYAGLFSKVAPLNTSMNNITLGEVENVDNKLNTVSPDSLHSSSASTYSASGSTKQDSTVLTVKLDNVSITCNLPVGISNKACEEFLATKDQREVCPIESSNMRDRSDSKYISVTVHSKSSEILLKGRHMKLKANMEKWIGTISLCEDGNNLSWPLFQMFHVFIEAEVSHDMMQSVHVRVEFQCDNLNVWLPHHFFYFWHGVTFVIPEGGPSQFPLGGIDFEIKMKKASFLLSDGRWSCSGPLFEIFVRNMVLNGKIMESYIESLLTGEIQMNYNNLHKVFWEPFIEPWQFEINVARKQEMSLNNTMVTDIHLNSSTQLNLNVTEPLIECVFRTIEMVKDSLGIVEPNDVPESKKLLNSHHKHMYAGRYAPYVLENLTSLPLVYHVYKGPVEEFDVTEIKGRKFVEPGASVPLYINDTPEEQLFHFWPAKSSDKLAEQKLSGVSHHFITIQLDGTSMPSTPISMDRVGLTYFEVDFFKAYNENSGDNSTDTTSGFVVPVVFDVSVQRYSKLIRLYSTVVLSNATSVPIELRFDIPFGVSPKILDPIYPGQELPMPLHLAEAGRIRWRPLGDSYLWSEVYNLSNLVLQETKVGFFRSFVCYPAHLSNDPFRCCISVRNISLPPRNSPHTKITLNTPVKSRGENLKKVDESKKRFIHELTLCTPLMVNNYLPKEVSLAIESGGVTHSAFLSKVDAFLHYVDPSHDLVLGISMYGFKPTTLKFPRSETFCTMAKFTGTKFALSEVIAFDPDFSNGPIYVTVEKMMDAFSGARELSIYVPFLLYNCCGFPLLISESGNEIKTVKCIIPSSYDMSEQELCETKDGLRMISLHAADPHGIEYPSSSHLISIRDDFNPRRQRFYEQLNENDFDTGETLLKSSKNRLSRSGSDLFSRSSNCMGYEHGKVGACMYSPVPFYAAEELTVTVSRAHGDNNMPKLWSSPFLLVPPSGSTTVIVPQASQNAAFMISVTSSPVAGPLAGRSSAITFQPRYVISNACSNDICFKQKGTDHVFRMRVGEHSHLHWTDTTRELLVSVRYNEPGWQWSGSFLPDHLGDTQVKMQNYVSGSSSIIRVEVQNADVSVRDEKVVGSLHGDSGTTLILLSDDDTGYMPYRIDNFSRERLRIFQQKCEPFETIVHSYTSCPYAWDEPCYPHRLTVEVPGERVLGSYSLDDVKEYMPIFLPSSSEKAERKLFLSVHAEGATKVLRVIDSNYHILNDKENLNIPHLREKRKHEQKQDKVLGYKEQISVVIPHLGISLINIDPRELVFACAKDISFDLLQSLDLQKFSFQISSLQIDNQLRSSPYPVMLSFDREYKSIPAERKLQRTSDCSYEPVFYIAVSKWKKKDISLVSFEYIILRVADFRLELEQEVILGMFGFIKNVTSRFQSSFLKLPDPLLCPLIPDTGLLEPSLSHAQTSEYQKAKGVPVFKSQSLPSVVPIGAPWQQIYLLARRQRKIYVEVFEISPINVTFSFSSAPWMLRNGILTSGESLIHRGLMALADVEGAQVHLKRLTISHHIASWESIQEIFIRHCTRQLLHEMYKVFGSAGVIGNPMGFARTLGLGFRDFLSVPARTIFQSPTGLITGMAQGTTSLLSNTVYAISDAATQFSQAAHKGIVAFTFDDQAVSRMEQLQMGVPSHSKGMISEVLEGLTDLLQSPIKGAEKHGLPGVLSGIALGVTGLVAKPAASILQLTGKTAQSIRKRSRLYQMGSQRFRVRLPRPLSREVPLRPYSWEEAVGMSALAEAGDGLRLKDEVLVACKALKQPGKFVIITERLILIIKCSGLVELGKPEFRGIPADLEWVLESEIVLESVMHADTDHGVIHIVGSSSDTLLRQNKQATGSSGISVRWNSPTLPLIQTNLELANTEDAENLLQILLATIERGKDEGWGCRYLLHRSSIK, encoded by the exons GTTTATGTTAGTGTGTTGTCGCTTTCTGCATACTTCTCTCCAGCAGTGTATGTTACTGCTTTGGGATTGATTGCGCATCTTCGTACCATGCAACTGCACTCTGCAAACAGACCAATGGTTTCTGATTTTCGTTTCGGTGTTGAGTTTAAATTGGAGTCAATCAGATTATTAGTTAACCTTGCAAACAATGGTGAAAACAGCCTAGTCCTCATATTTGCCCTTCAAGAATTGTATATCCA GTATGCCTTTTTATCTTCTGAAGAGTGTTATGTCTGCTTAAAAGCATTAAATGTAATGACTTCATCGTTGAGAGGTGAAAGTGATGGACGTGTTGTGTTCTCTTCTGGGAATCAGTTACTTACCCATTCTGTACAGGACATTAACATTGGACATGGAAATAACCTTGAAAACCATGCTGATAGAAGTTTATTTACTGAAGGATGCTTTATGTTAATTTATGAAAATGAGAATACAGAGTTTGCTTGCGCCAAATTTACCATATGCTTGACTGATGCTGATTTTCACTGCTACCCTGATGTAACTGGATTGCTAATTGTATTTTTCAAGAGTCTATCTGCACATGATACTTTTTGTGATGGTGAAAACTCCATCAACTCTTCCATAGTTGCTGAAGATACAAAAACATCTCCTGGTTTCAGTTTTCAAAAGTTCGGCCTCTCAAACTATTTTGAGAGTGGATCTCTGGAGCATGCAAGCATCCCTCTAGATTGTTTTCCTTTTATTACCATATCCAGTACTGGATCCCTTGGTGATTTAGAGAGTTCTTTGCTTTATTCCAATCATGAATGGagaaaatatttcaatttaaggGACAAGAGAATCAGATGTCCAAAGTTCAGTATGAAGAAGAAATCTAGGAATGATCATGTTCATCCTGGAGCATCACAATCAATGTCTGATACAGAAGCAAATCTTTTTTCTACAAGCTCTGAAGCAAAATCAATGCCCGGTGcatcttattttgattttaactTAAGTGGAATCAGTCTGCATTTTCATGATTTGTCGTGCATTGTTGGGACAGTTACCCTGCCTAGCTCTATTTGTTCTCTAATAGTTTATGAAGACTGCATGGAGGCTTTGTGCTCTTTGGAAGGATCGATTCTTACCTCATTGTGGTGGACAAAAAACTTTCATGAGTTTCTATGGGGTCCTGCAACACCAAATTTATCTTCCATTATAAATATAAGGGTAAGGAAGAACAAACTaggatcatcatcatcaaattCTCATGTAGAAGTAGGACTCAGCTTTCAACATGTTTACTGTATTTTACCTCCTGACTATCTGGCTTTGCTAATTGGCTATTTTTCATTATCTGATTGGAATACTGGTTCTAATGAGAATCACGGAGGTGAAAGGCATGAAAATGGTGATACTGAAAAAGAAGGTTCCATTGTATATAAGTGTGAGATACTAGACTCCATTTTAATGTTGCCTGTGGAAAGCAGTGAACGTCAGTTTCTAAAGGTTGACATTCAGCAACTGTACTCTAGTTTCATTGATAACGGCAGCTTAGATTACATTTTTAGTGGCATTCCACCTGAATACTTGGTTCCAGCACCTAAGCTTGAAGAAAAAAACAATTGTTTAAATATATTTGGACGAGACTTGTTCCTTTCGTTCTTGTCTTTCGAAGATGATGGATATGATTGCTTACAGCTGGACAAAGGGGCTAACTGTGCAGTTGTTACTTTGTTGGCACCCTTAAGTGCCGATATCTGGATTAGGTTGCCCCGTCAAAgtgaattatatagtaaaacTACTCCCTTAACAACATGCATCCTGGCAAGGGTTGAAAAGTGTCATATTCTGGCTGATG ACAATCTTTTTTTCTCTGGGATCAAGGCACTGTTGGATGTTATAAATCAGTTTTCTCTTATTTCCGATCAATCCAAATGTTTCAAAAATGATGTTCGTGAGTTTCTTCAATTGAAAAAGTGTTTCAAAGAGAACAATGCAGGTTCACCTGTTGGCTCAAGTATTTCATGTACAGAAGTTAGATGTTATGTTAATTCATTGTTGATAAAGTTGCATCACTTCAGAGGAGGCTCAAGTGAACTTCTTGCTAATGCTGAAATGCAGTTTACATTATCTGCAGTGTTGAAAAATGACATTCTTTCAAGTTTAGATCTTAGATTCTCTTCCCTGGAGTTGCTTTCTCTACCTAATTTTGTTGTGTTAGCAAAATGTACATCTCCATCCTCAATCTCATCTGTTCTTGACATTTCATTTTTAGAAGTAAACCAAGCTGAAACTGAACTATGTCTTTCTTTTCCATCTCTTGTCATTTGGATTCATTTGTTTGAGTGGGTTGACATCATTGATGCCGTCGTTTCTTATGCTGGACTTTTCTCCAAAGTTGCACCATTGAATACATCGATGAATAATATAACTCTGGGTGAAGTTGAAAATGTGGATAATAAACTAAACACTGTTTCTCCAGATTCTCTTCATTCTTCAAGTGCTTCAACCTATTCTGCATCTGGGAGCACAAAGCAGGATTCAACTGTCCTGACTGTGAAGCTGGACAATGTCTCAATTACATGTAATCTTCCCGTGGGCATCAGTAATAAAGCATGTGAAGAGTTTCTGGCAACTAAAGATCAAAGGGAGGTCTGTCCAATTGAGTCATCTAACATGAGAGATAGAAGTGACTCGAAATACATCTCTGTTACTGTGCATAGTAAAAGCAGTGAAATACTTCTAAAGGGAAGACATATGAAACTGAAGGCTAATATGGAAAAGTGGATTGGCACTATATCACTTTGTGAGGATGGGAATAATTTATCTTGGCCTCTTTTTCAGATGTTTCATGTTTTTATAGAGGCTGAGGTTAGCCATGACATGATGCAGTCTGTTCATGTCAGAGTGGAGTTTCAGTGTGATAATCTAAATGTGTGGCTTCCTCATCATTTTTTCTACTTTTGGCATGGTGTGACATTTGTTATTCCTGAAGGAGGGCCTTCTCAGTTCCCTCTTGGTGGTATTGATTTTGAAATCAAAATGAAAAAAGCTTCTTTTCTTCTGAGTGATGGAAGG TGGAGTTGTAGTGGACCGCTGTTTGAAATTTTTGTGAGGAACATGGTCCTGAATGGTAAAATAATGGAAAGCTATATAGAAAGCTTACTTACTGGTGAGATTCAAATGAACTATAACAACCTTCACAag GTCTTCTGGGAGCCTTTTATTGAGCCTTGGCAGTTTGAAATTAATGTTGCAAGGAAACAAGAAATGAGTCTGAATAACACCATGGTGACAGATATACATCTCAATTCATCGACACAACTTAACTTAAATGTTACAGAACCCCTCATTGAG TGTGTTTTCAGGACAATTGAGATGGTTAAGGACTCTTTGGGTATAGTTGAACCAAATGATGTTCCTGAAAGCAAGAAATTGTTAAATTCACATCATAAACATATGTATGCTGGAAGATATGCACCCTATGTACTTGAAAATTTGACTTCTCTGCCTCTAGTATATCATGTTTATAAGGGTCCTGTTGAGGAGTTTGATGTGACAGAAATTAAGGGTAGAAAATTTGTAGAACCAGGTGCTTCAGTTCCATTGTATATTAATGATACTCCTGAGGAACAACTTTTTCATTTTTGGCCTGCTAAATCTTCTGACAAACTTGCTGAGCAGAAATTAAGTGGTGTTTCTCATCATTTTATAACTATTCAACTTGATGGAACTTCAATGCCTTCTACTCCTATATCTATGGACCGTGTAGGACTTACGTACTTTGAGGTTGATTTTTTCAAGGCATATAATGAAAATAGTGGAGATAATAGTACGGATACCACTTCTGGTTTTGTAGTACCTGTTGTGTTTGATGTTTCAGTGCAACGCTATAGCAAGCTGATACGATTATACTCAACG GTTGTACTTTCAAATGCGACTTCAGTTCCGATAGAGCTGCGTTTCGATATTCCATTTGGTGTATCGCCGAAG ATATTAGATCCTATCTATCCTGGCCAAGAGTTACCTATGCCTTTACATTTGGCGGAAGCTGGTCGGATCAGATGGCGTCCACTTGGAGATTCCTACTTATGGAGTGAAGTCTATAACCTTTCAAACCTTGTTTTGCAGGAGACCAAAGTTGGATTTTTTAGATCTTTTGTTTGCTATCCTGCTCATTTAAGCAATGATCCATTTCGGTGTTGCATATCAGTTAGAAATATCAGCCTGCCACCTAGGAATAGTCCTCATACCAAGATTACTTTAAATACACCTGTCAAAAGCCGTGGCGAAAATTTGAAAAAGGTGGATGAGTCAAAAAAGAGGTTTATTCACGAGTTGACCCTGTGTACTCCTCTAATGGTGAACAACTACCTTCCCAAGGAAGTATCACTGGCAATTGAAAGTGGCGGAGTTACCCATTCTGCATTCCTTTCAAAG GTGGATGCTTTCCTTCACTATGTTGATCCTTCCCATGACCTAGTCCTGGGGATTAGTATGTATGGATTCAAGCCAACAACTCTGAAGTTCCCGCGTTCAGAGACATTCTGTACAATGGCCAAATTCACTGGAACAAAGTTTGCCTTATCTGAGGTTATTGCTTTTGATCCAGACTTCTCAAATG GTCCAATATATGTTACAGTTGAAAAGATGATGGATGCATTCTCCGGTGCCAGGGAGCTTTCTATTTACGTTCCCTTTCTGTTATATAATTGCTGTGGTTTCCCTCTTCTGATTTCAGAATCTGGAAATGAAATAAAGACTGTTAAGTGCATTATTCCATCATCATATGATATGAGCGAGCAAGAGTTATGTGAGACAAAAGACGGTTTGCGTATGATATCTTTGCATGCTGCAGATCCTCATGGAATAGAATATCCTTCTTCAAGTCACCTTATCTCTATTAGGGATGACTTTAATCCACGCAGACAAAGGTTCTATGagcaattaaatgaaaatgacTTTGACACTGGAGAAACTTTATTAAAGAGTTCAAAGAACAGATTATCACGGTCAGGCTCTGATTTGTTTTCAAGGAGCTCTAACTGCATGGGTTATGAGCATGGAAAAGTTGGAGCATGCATGTACTCTCCTGTTCCATTTTATGCTGCTGAGGAACTAACGGTCACAGTAAGTAGAGCTCATGGTGACAATAACATGCCAAAATTGTGGTCAAGTCCATTTCTTCTTGTTCCACCCAGTGGTTCAACTACTGTTATTGTTCCCCAAGCATCGCAAAATGCTGCATTTATGATTTCTGTGACATCTAGTCCAGTTGCTGGGCCACTAGCTGGGAGGTCAAGTGCTATTACTTTTCAGCCAAG ATATGTTATTAGTAATGCATGCAGTAACGACATATGCTTCAAGCAAAAGGGTACTGACCATGTTTTCCGTATGCGCGTAGGAGAACATTCTCATCTTCATTGGACAGACACAACCAG GGAATTACTTGTTTCTGTTAGATACAATGAACCTGGATGGCAATGGTCAGGAAGCTTCTTACCAGATCATCTTGGTGATACTCAAGTGAAAATGCAGAATTATGTTTCTGGTTCATCTAGTATAATTCGAGTTGAAGTGCAAAATGCTGATGTTTCTGTTAGAGATGAAAAGGTTGTTGGAAGCCTCCATGGTGATTCGGGAACAACCCTGATTCTCTTATCAGATGATGATACAGGGTACATGCCCTACAGAATTGATAATTTTTCAAGGGAG AGGTTAAGGATCTTCCAACAGAAGTGTGAACCTTTTGAGACTATTGTTCATTCTTACACATCATGCCCTTATGCTTGGGATGAACCATGCTATCCGCATCGCCTCACTGTGGAG GTACCTGGTGAGCGTGTTCTAGGTTCATATTCCCTTGACGATGTTAAAGAATACATGCCTATTTTCTTACCATCATCTTCTGAG AAAGCTGAGAGAAAATTATTCTTATCAGTACATGCTGAAGGAGCCACAAAG GTCCTCCGTGTGATTGACTCAAATTACCACATTTTGAATGATAAGGAGAATTTGAACATACCTCATTTAAGAGAGAAAAGGAAACATGAGCAGAAACAGGACAAGGTTCTTGGTTACAAAGAACAAATTTCAGTAGTAATCCCACATCTTGGTATCTCCTTAATTAATATTGATCCTCGG GAATTGGTTTTTGCTTGTGCAAAAGATATATCTTTTGATCTGCTGCAGAGTTTGGACCTACAGAAGTTCTCATTTCAAATTTCATCATTGCAAATAGATAATCAGCTACGCTCGTCACCATATCCTGTGATGTTGTCTTTTGATCGTGAATACAAAAGCATTCCAGCCGAAAGAAAATTGCAAAGAACTTCTGATTGCTCTTATGAACCTGTATTTTACATAGCAGTGTCAAAATGGAAGAAGAAAGATATCTCCTTGGTTTCATTTGAATATATAATCTTAAG AGTTGCAGACTTCCGTCTTGAGCTTGAGCAAGAGGTGATACTGGGCATGTTTGGCTTCATCAAAAATGTGACATCAAGGTTTCAGAGTAGTTTCTTAAAGTTACCAGATCCCTTATTGTGTCCACTTATTCCTGATACTGGCTTGCTAGAGCCATCTCTTTCACATGCTCAGACTTCTGAGTATCAGAAAGCAAAGGGCGTTCCTGTCTTTAAAAGTCAATCGCTACCCTCAGTGGTTCCCATTGGAGCTCCTTGGCAGCAAATTTACCTTCTGGCCAGAAGACAGAGGAAAATCTATGTAGAGGTGTTTGAAATAAGCCCTATCAATGTAACTTTCAG CTTTTCCAGTGCTCCATGGATGCTTAGAAATGGGATCCTTACATCAGGAGAGTCTCTTATCCAT AGAGGTCTTATGGCTCTGGCTGATGTTGAGGGAGCACAAGTACATCTTAAGCGACTAACCATTTCACACCACATTGCTAGCTGGGAATCCATTCAGGAGATCTTTATTAGGCATTGCACTCGTCAGCTTCTTCATGAAATGTACAAG GTATTTGGTTCAGCTGGTGTTATAGGTAACCCCATGGGATTTGCAAGGACTCTGGGCCTTGGCTTCAGAGATTTCTTATCTGTTCCAGCCAGGACTATTTTCCAG AGCCCTACTGGATTGATAACTGGCATGGCTCAAGGCACCACTAGCCTTCTAAGTAACACTGTCTACGCTATAAGTGATGCTGCTACTCAATTCAGCCAAGCTGCACACAAG GGTATTGTTGCATTTACATTTGATGACCAGGCAGTTTCCCGAATGGAACAGCTACAGATGGGTGTACCATCACATTCTAAAGGCATGATTAGTGAAGTTTTAGAG GGACTCACAGATCTCCTCCAATCACCAATTAAAGGAGCTGAGAAGCATGGTCTTCCTGGTGTATTGTCAG GAATAGCTTTAGGTGTTACGGGTCTTGTggcaaaaccagctgctagtaTTCTTCAACTCACTGGAAAAACTGCTCAGAGTATCAGAAAGCGGAGTAGGCTATACCAAATGGGATCACAACGTTTCAGGGTTCGTCTTCCAAGGCCTCTAAGTAGGGAAGTCCCTCTCAGACCCTACTCTTGGGAAGAAGCTGTTGGGATGTCTGCACTTGCTGAGGCTGGTGATGGCTTGAGACTCAAAGATGAGGTCTTGGTTGCATGCAAGGCACTTAAACAACCTGGTAAATTTGTCATCATCACAGAGAGACtcatattaattataaagtgCTCCGGCTTGGTAGAGTTGGGAAAGCCCGAGTTTCGAGGCATTCCTGCTGATTTGGAGTGGGTACTAGAGTCAGAAATTGTCTTGGAAAGTGTAATGCATGCTGATACTGATCATGGAGTGATTCACATTGTTGGAAGTAGTTCAGATACCTTATTGCGGCAAAACAAGCAGGCTACAGGGAGTAGCGGAATTAGCGTGCGATGGAATAGTCCTACTCTCCCTCTCATTCAGACCAACTTAGAACTAGCAAACACAGAAGATGCCGAGAACTTGTTACAGATTTTGTTGGCAACAATTGAACGAGGAAAGGATGAAGGCTGGGGCTGTAGGTATCTTTTGCACCGAAGTAGTATTAAGTAG